A DNA window from Aspergillus nidulans FGSC A4 chromosome I contains the following coding sequences:
- a CDS encoding putative MFS transporter (transcript_id=CADANIAT00006640), protein MSPTYQHQQPYQDAHDSEEDVPFLPQEHNQIIRHDPSHSQSSTRANGYSGKESVVINGAIRSRLMITLLAMVLAVEVGFVMAGGPMTRIYESIACREYFAQADPTKIGPDRQVPEELCKLKEVQSEIAAVTGYMEFFQGMLSVILAAPYGLLADRYGRKKTLCLGIPGFILNCVIMFVVMWFDDVFPLRATWASCLTFFFGGGPVVTIAVIFTMMADVTTEEERAVMFFRFGVASMAADFVSSAASSWLMTMNPWFPLILGWGIVIVGAFLALLLPETKNAVTPRTFEQSPEMELDPLSSTNEPKISSSSEKFVADPVGDEEGLDIPFLNRPKRRSFFASLATLSRSYLSPYAFIFRTKRVLLLLTAFLVYRLSRGSSWFLVQYISARYNWTIAQANLLISFKPALTIPLFLFIIPYISKHILRGMNSNMKDLTLARASIIFLAVGTLGIGLSPSIAMLIPSLIVQTSGSGFAYLARSLITTLVKREETARLFTVIEVLQAVGNVIASLSITTVFQVGLDWGGAWVGLAWMMTSTAFCLVGVSIWMFELPPAVEKIEEHGD, encoded by the exons ATGTCCCCTActtaccagcaccagcaaccgTACCAGGACGCAcacgacagcgaagaagacgtCCCATTTCTACCTCAGGAACATAATCAGATCATCCGTCACGATCCCTCACATTCTCAGTCGTCCACGCGCGCGAATGGCTACAGCGGCAAAGAAAGCGTGGTCATCAATGGCGCGATTCGCTCGCGATTAATGATCACGTTACTGGCCATGGTCCTTGCTGTGGAAGTAGGATTCGTGATGGCGGGAGGTCCTATGACAAGGATCTATGAGTCGATCGCTTGCCGCGAGTACTTTGCGCAGGCTGATCCCACCAAGATTGGTCCTGACAGACAGGTTCCCGAGGAACTCTGTAAGCTCAAGGAGGTGCAGAGCGAGATCGCGGCAGTGACGGGATATATGGAGTTTTTTCAGGGGATGTTGA GTGTCATCTTGGCCGCGCCATACGGGCTGCTGGCGGACCGCTatgggaggaagaaaacGCTGTGTCTCGGCATCCCGGGGTTTATCCTGAACTGCGTGATTATGTTTGTGGTTATGTGGTTCGACGATGTATTCCCGCTGAGGGCTACGTGGGCGTCCTGTTTGACGTTTTTCTTCGGTGGTGGGCCGGTCGTTACTATTGCCGTTATCTTTACGATGATGGCAGACGTTACCACTGAGGAAGAGAG GGCCGTGATGTTCTTCCGATTCGGCGTCGCGAGCATGGCTGCCGATTTTGTTTCCAGCGCCGCAAGTTCGTGGCTAATGACCATGAACCCCTGGTTTCCTCTGATCCTGGGCTGGGGTATTGTGATCGTGGGCGCGTTTTTGGCGTTGTTATTACCTGAGACGAAGAATGCTGTTACGCCTCGTACATTTGAGCAGTCTCCCGAAATGGAACTCGACCCGCTGTCGTCTACGAATGAGCCCAAAATCTCAAGCTCGTCAGAGAAGTTTGTTGCAGACCCCGTGGGCGATGAGGAGGGCCTTGACATACCTTTCCTCAACCGACCGAAACGGCGCTCATTCTTTGCTTCGTTGGCGACCCTTTCCCGATCCTACCTCAGCCCCTacgccttcatcttccgcaCCAAGcgcgtcctcctcctcctcacgGCCTTCCTCGTTTATCGCCTCAGCCGCGGCTCCTCCTGGTTCCTGGTGCAGTATATTTCAGCCCGCTATAACTGGACCATCGCCCAAGCAAATCTCCTCATCTCTTTCAAACCGGCCCTCACAATcccgctcttcctcttcatcatcccctACATCTCCAAGCACATCCTGCGCGGCATGAACTCCAACATGAAGGACTTGACCTTAGCGCGCGCAAGCATTATCTTCCTCGCTGTTGGCACATTAGGAATCGGTCTTTCTCCTAGCATCGCGATGCTGATCCCAAGCCTGATCGTGCAGACCTCTGGGTCTGGGTTCGCGTACTTAGCGCGATCGCTAATCACGACGCTAGTGAAGCGCGAGGAGACAGCGAGACTGTTCACTGTTATCGAGGTGTTGCAGGCAGTCGGCAATGTGATCGCTAGTTTGTCAATCACGACGGTCTTTCAGGTGGGATTGGATTGGGGCGGTGCGTGGGTTGGTCTTGCATGGATGATGACCTCGACGGCGTTTTGTCTTGTAGGTGTGTCGATTTGGATGTTTGAGTTGCCGCCGGCTGTGGAGAAGATAGAGGAGCACGGCGATTGA